One Actinomycetota bacterium DNA window includes the following coding sequences:
- a CDS encoding D-alanine--D-alanine ligase, with the protein MHIAVLAGGISLEREVSLRSGSRVADALVDVGHQVTRLDVDRDLVPRLSEGGFDLAFLALHGAAGEDGTIQSILEVLDVPYTGPDALASALAWDKSIAHGVYRRAGLSVPEHVALSQSAFREMGASAAVERIAGELGLPLVVKPANGGSSLGLSYAQEVSDLPAAIVGGFSYADRVLIERFVPGTEVAVSVLDGEPLPAVEIQPKEGVYDFAARYTAGATEFHVPARLDPEVLERCNATAVTAFDAVGARHVSRADLIVDAEGRPWILELDTCPGLTETSLLPLAAQAAGSSFTDLCARLVELATA; encoded by the coding sequence CTGCACATCGCCGTCCTCGCCGGAGGCATCTCGCTCGAGCGCGAGGTCAGTCTGCGCTCCGGGAGCCGGGTCGCGGACGCCCTGGTGGACGTCGGACACCAGGTCACCCGCCTCGATGTCGACCGCGATCTGGTCCCGCGGCTGTCCGAGGGCGGCTTCGACCTCGCGTTCCTGGCCCTGCACGGGGCGGCGGGCGAGGACGGCACGATCCAGTCGATCCTCGAGGTCCTCGACGTGCCCTACACCGGGCCGGACGCGCTGGCTTCGGCACTGGCCTGGGACAAGTCGATCGCGCACGGCGTGTACCGCCGCGCCGGTCTGTCCGTGCCCGAGCACGTCGCGCTCAGCCAGTCGGCGTTCCGCGAGATGGGCGCATCGGCTGCCGTGGAGCGCATCGCCGGCGAACTCGGGTTGCCGCTGGTCGTCAAGCCCGCCAACGGTGGGTCGTCGCTGGGACTGTCCTACGCCCAGGAGGTCAGCGACCTGCCTGCCGCCATCGTGGGGGGCTTCTCCTACGCCGACCGGGTGCTCATCGAACGCTTCGTCCCCGGCACCGAGGTCGCCGTCTCGGTCCTCGATGGCGAACCGCTGCCCGCTGTGGAGATCCAGCCGAAGGAGGGCGTCTACGACTTCGCCGCGCGCTACACGGCCGGTGCCACCGAGTTCCACGTCCCCGCCAGGCTCGATCCCGAGGTGCTCGAGCGCTGCAACGCCACCGCGGTGACCGCCTTCGACGCCGTCGGGGCGCGGCACGTGTCGCGTGCGGACCTGATCGTCGATGCCGAGGGCCGACCGTGGATCCTCGAGTTGGACACCTGCCCGGGACTGACCGAGACGTCGCTGCTGCCGCTGGCAGCCCAGGCCGCGGGGTCGTCGTTCACCGATCTGTGCGCGCGGCTCGTCGAGCTGGCCACGGCCTGA
- a CDS encoding KH domain-containing protein, whose protein sequence is MRRRTDTKADTLTQALAAAIAELTETEPDEVELKLAVPGLDEDEAGPVRVRLEFTVAKDTEEPQEETPISVEELDEEADVAADFIEGLLDRMKLPGDIQIRVLEDRAEVEVVQVGSGALIGRRGATLEAIQELLRCVLQRKFERRSRVAVDVEGYRARRLERLLEKADEAIEEVQDSGEAVRLEPMDAFERKAVHRRVAEAEGVGSRSQGREPGRRVVIEPDD, encoded by the coding sequence GTGCGACGACGAACCGACACCAAGGCCGACACGCTCACCCAGGCGCTGGCCGCCGCGATCGCGGAACTGACCGAGACGGAGCCCGACGAGGTGGAGCTGAAGCTGGCGGTGCCCGGCCTCGATGAGGACGAGGCGGGGCCGGTTCGGGTGCGCCTGGAGTTCACCGTGGCCAAGGACACCGAGGAACCACAGGAGGAGACGCCGATCTCGGTCGAGGAACTCGACGAGGAGGCCGACGTCGCGGCCGACTTCATCGAGGGCCTGCTCGACCGCATGAAGCTGCCCGGCGACATCCAGATCAGGGTGCTCGAGGACCGTGCGGAGGTCGAGGTCGTGCAGGTCGGCTCGGGGGCGCTGATCGGCCGCCGCGGCGCCACACTCGAGGCCATCCAGGAGCTGCTGCGGTGCGTGCTACAGCGCAAGTTCGAGCGGCGCTCCCGCGTGGCTGTCGACGTCGAGGGCTACCGCGCCCGACGCCTCGAGCGGCTCCTGGAGAAGGCGGACGAGGCGATCGAGGAGGTCCAGGACTCGGGCGAAGCGGTGCGGCTGGAGCCCATGGACGCCTTCGAGCGCAAGGCCGTCCACCGCCGGGTCGCCGAGGCCGAGGGCGTCGGCAGCCGCAGCCAGGGACGCGAGCCGGGACGCCGCGTCGTCATCGAGCCCGACGACTGA
- the rpiA gene encoding ribose-5-phosphate isomerase RpiA, with translation MGKRAAGAAAAELVEDGMVLGLGTGSTVAHFLDALAARGATVAGVPTSEATAARCRELGIGLLDPGKVERLDLGVDGADELTGELALTKGGGGALLREKVVATLCDRFVVIATPDKVVDALADSFPLPVEVVPFAVGPVTRTLERLGFTVRARGDGAYRTDNGNVVLDARFPGGLADPASTDAILTATPGVVCCGLFVGLATEALLGRADGTIERLTRPAETR, from the coding sequence ATGGGCAAACGCGCGGCCGGCGCGGCCGCCGCCGAGCTCGTCGAGGACGGCATGGTCCTGGGCCTGGGTACGGGCTCGACGGTCGCCCACTTCCTCGACGCCCTCGCCGCGCGCGGCGCGACGGTCGCGGGGGTACCGACCAGCGAGGCCACGGCCGCACGCTGCCGCGAGCTCGGGATCGGGCTGCTCGATCCGGGCAAGGTGGAGCGCCTCGACCTCGGTGTGGACGGTGCCGACGAGCTGACCGGCGAGCTGGCCCTGACGAAGGGCGGAGGCGGAGCACTTCTGCGTGAGAAGGTCGTGGCGACGCTGTGCGACCGCTTCGTCGTCATCGCCACGCCCGACAAGGTGGTCGACGCCCTCGCTGACTCCTTCCCCTTGCCGGTCGAGGTGGTCCCCTTCGCCGTCGGGCCGGTCACCCGCACGCTCGAGCGCCTGGGGTTCACGGTCAGGGCCCGGGGCGACGGGGCGTACCGCACCGACAACGGCAACGTCGTGCTCGATGCCCGCTTCCCCGGCGGCCTCGCCGATCCGGCGAGCACCGATGCGATCCTCACCGCTACGCCGGGGGTGGTGTGCTGCGGGCTGTTCGTGGGGTTGGCCACCGAGGCGTTGCTCGGGCGCGCCGACGGCACGATCGAGCGCCTCACGCGGCCCGCGGAGACCCGCTGA
- a CDS encoding YidC/Oxa1 family membrane protein insertase yields the protein MSFFLDLWNGLQDLLRGALEGIHGGIDGLFGVHAWGWAIVALTLIVRILLLPLASKQFKSMRAMQQLQPKVKAIQKKYKVDRELMRKDPEKYRKRKQQQNEEMMALYKEHGVNPASGCLPLLLQAPIFFALFRVLQTEAEIKTAQFYFFTSSVSLPARPDPLPADYVDPTGLGASPMNAGFAGWLLVLLIAGTMFVTQKQMMARRSAGADEQTTQQQRIMLYVMPVFLGAISINLPLGVLLYWVTTNLWQFAQQAIILKEVEAEPGGTSEQGAKRSPRKGPDTGSGVAKPGRGGRRDRSRAPGRPEPSPKPKPKPKPRGRPDHLPGGRRSSR from the coding sequence GTGAGTTTCTTCCTCGACCTCTGGAACGGCCTGCAGGATCTGCTGCGGGGCGCCCTGGAGGGCATCCACGGCGGGATCGACGGGCTCTTCGGGGTCCACGCCTGGGGCTGGGCCATCGTCGCACTCACCCTGATCGTGCGGATCCTGCTGCTGCCGTTGGCCTCGAAGCAGTTCAAGAGCATGCGCGCGATGCAGCAGCTACAGCCCAAGGTCAAGGCCATCCAGAAGAAGTACAAGGTCGACCGGGAGCTGATGCGCAAGGACCCGGAGAAGTACCGCAAGCGCAAGCAGCAGCAGAACGAAGAGATGATGGCCCTGTACAAGGAGCACGGGGTCAACCCCGCGTCGGGTTGCCTGCCCTTGCTGCTGCAGGCCCCCATCTTCTTCGCGCTGTTCCGCGTCCTGCAGACCGAAGCCGAGATCAAGACCGCCCAGTTCTACTTCTTCACGAGCAGCGTGAGCCTGCCCGCGCGCCCCGATCCGCTGCCCGCCGACTACGTCGATCCCACCGGCCTGGGAGCCTCGCCGATGAACGCGGGCTTCGCCGGGTGGCTGCTGGTGCTGCTCATCGCCGGGACGATGTTCGTGACACAGAAGCAGATGATGGCGCGCCGGAGCGCCGGAGCGGACGAGCAGACGACCCAGCAGCAGCGCATCATGCTCTACGTGATGCCGGTGTTCCTCGGTGCCATCTCGATCAACCTGCCTCTCGGGGTGCTGCTGTACTGGGTCACGACCAACCTGTGGCAGTTCGCGCAGCAGGCCATCATCCTCAAGGAGGTCGAGGCCGAGCCCGGTGGCACCTCCGAACAGGGTGCCAAGCGGTCCCCTCGCAAGGGGCCCGACACCGGCTCCGGCGTGGCGAAGCCGGGTCGCGGTGGGCGTCGGGACCGCTCGAGGGCACCCGGGCGCCCCGAACCCAGCCCCAAGCCGAAGCCCAAGCCCAAGCCACGCGGCCGACCCGACCACCTCCCCGGTGGGAGACGATCGAGCCGCTGA
- the yidD gene encoding membrane protein insertion efficiency factor YidD, translating to MDRGTSSRPGPLAAVLLAVLRLYRLTAAWRTPRCRYLPTCSTYAVEAIETHGAWRGAGLALRRVGRCHPWRPGGLDPVPPRKADA from the coding sequence GTGGATCGGGGCACCTCCAGCCGGCCCGGCCCCCTCGCCGCGGTCCTGCTGGCCGTTCTGCGCTTGTACCGCCTGACCGCCGCGTGGCGCACCCCACGCTGCCGCTACCTGCCCACCTGCTCCACCTACGCGGTCGAGGCCATCGAGACCCACGGGGCGTGGCGGGGCGCGGGGCTCGCGCTGCGTCGCGTCGGCCGCTGCCACCCGTGGCGCCCCGGAGGCCTCGATCCCGTCCCGCCTCGGAAGGCTGACGCGTGA
- a CDS encoding ParA family protein: MAAVPWPRPRGEGTPPERRARVVAVANQKGGVGKTTTVVSLGAALAEAGVAVLVVDLDPQGNATTGLGLRGHGAAVSSYEVLVDGLGLTEAATATEVAGLDCVPSSLDLAGAEIELVSAFSREQRLQRQLDPVRDRYDVVLIDCPPSLGLLTVNALTAADEVLVPIQCEYYALEGLGQLLRTVELVRRNLNPDLAVGGVVLTMFDARTKLSQQVVDEVREHFGDAVHDTIIPRTVRLSEAPGFGQPITVFDPTSRGARAYARLAQEVGHRLGVLERPGEAGSALDRLLAPTGATDPVSEAAGTVSEEADPAPEVGEQAERTQSASTPRSDRPQGDPLGPSEPDTTPPAPETGVPWSEPHPTSPASWYGGTPR; this comes from the coding sequence ATCGCGGCCGTCCCATGGCCGAGACCCCGCGGTGAGGGCACGCCTCCCGAACGGAGGGCCCGGGTCGTGGCGGTGGCCAACCAGAAGGGCGGGGTCGGCAAGACGACCACCGTCGTCTCGCTCGGGGCGGCGCTGGCCGAGGCTGGCGTCGCGGTGCTCGTGGTCGACCTCGACCCTCAGGGCAACGCCACCACCGGCCTGGGGCTGCGGGGCCACGGGGCGGCGGTGAGCTCGTACGAGGTGCTGGTGGACGGCCTCGGTCTCACGGAGGCGGCGACCGCCACCGAGGTCGCGGGGCTCGACTGCGTCCCCTCCAGCCTCGACCTCGCCGGGGCCGAGATCGAGCTCGTGTCCGCCTTCTCGCGCGAGCAGCGCCTGCAGCGCCAGCTCGACCCGGTCCGCGACCGCTACGACGTCGTGCTGATCGACTGCCCCCCGTCGCTGGGCCTGCTCACGGTCAACGCGCTCACCGCCGCGGACGAGGTCCTCGTCCCCATCCAGTGCGAGTACTACGCGCTCGAGGGGCTCGGTCAGCTCCTACGCACCGTCGAGCTCGTCCGTCGCAACCTCAACCCCGACCTGGCGGTGGGTGGTGTCGTGCTCACCATGTTCGACGCGCGGACCAAGCTCAGCCAGCAGGTCGTGGACGAGGTGCGGGAACACTTCGGTGACGCCGTGCACGACACGATCATCCCCCGCACGGTGCGCCTGTCGGAGGCACCGGGGTTCGGTCAGCCCATCACCGTGTTCGACCCGACCAGCCGCGGGGCGCGCGCCTACGCGCGGCTGGCGCAGGAGGTGGGGCACCGCCTGGGGGTGCTGGAGCGACCAGGGGAGGCAGGCTCCGCCCTCGACCGCCTCCTCGCGCCCACCGGAGCGACCGACCCTGTATCGGAGGCGGCCGGGACGGTCAGCGAGGAGGCCGATCCCGCCCCCGAGGTCGGCGAGCAGGCGGAACGCACCCAGAGCGCTTCTACGCCCCGTTCTGACCGACCCCAGGGCGATCCCCTCGGGCCGTCTGAGCCCGACACGACGCCTCCCGCCCCCGAGACCGGGGTCCCGTGGTCCGAGCCCCACCCGACATCTCCCGCATCCTGGTACGGAGGGACCCCCCGATGA
- a CDS encoding HAD family hydrolase: protein MNGATELEPPVNPPPRAVVFDIGEVVIDETRVWSVWAELLGVSPFTLHAVMGAAIVQGLDHELALAEVAPNTDWRELSATHEDRYGGFLLSDVYPDVRACLVELADAGLRTVLAGNQPQRRREQLRALDLGADEVVTSDGIGVEKPDPGFFEAVVAIAEVPSAEVLYVGDRVDNDILPAAAAGLSTCWLRRGPWGRLQDLPEEVETDLVLDGLGELATLVRSWPVADEEHG, encoded by the coding sequence GTGAACGGGGCCACTGAGTTGGAGCCGCCGGTCAACCCGCCTCCTCGCGCGGTCGTGTTCGACATCGGCGAGGTGGTGATCGATGAGACGCGCGTCTGGTCGGTGTGGGCCGAGCTGCTCGGGGTCTCGCCCTTCACCCTCCACGCCGTGATGGGCGCGGCCATCGTCCAGGGCCTCGATCACGAGCTGGCACTGGCAGAGGTCGCACCCAACACCGACTGGCGCGAGCTGTCCGCCACGCACGAGGACCGCTACGGCGGCTTCCTGCTCAGTGACGTGTACCCCGATGTGCGCGCCTGCCTCGTCGAGCTCGCCGACGCCGGGCTGCGGACGGTGCTCGCCGGCAACCAGCCGCAGCGACGGCGCGAGCAGCTCCGCGCGCTCGATCTGGGTGCCGACGAGGTCGTCACGAGCGATGGGATCGGCGTCGAGAAGCCCGATCCGGGCTTCTTCGAGGCCGTCGTCGCGATCGCGGAGGTGCCCTCTGCGGAGGTCCTGTACGTCGGGGATCGGGTCGACAACGACATCCTGCCCGCCGCCGCCGCGGGGTTGTCGACGTGCTGGCTGCGTCGCGGTCCCTGGGGTCGGCTGCAGGACCTGCCCGAGGAGGTCGAGACCGATCTCGTCCTCGACGGCCTCGGCGAGCTCGCGACCCTGGTGCGCTCGTGGCCCGTCGCCGACGAGGAGCACGGGTAG
- a CDS encoding ParB/RepB/Spo0J family partition protein, which yields MSNRPGGLGRGLAALIPPGTGPVLVEVPISAVSPNPRQPRGVFDTDELEELATSIADVGLLQPIIVRPLGDQRYELVAGERRLRASKLAGLTRIPAIVRETKEENRLKEALIENVHRVDLNPLEEAAAYRQLLDDFGITQDELSQRIGKSRPSISNSLRLLSLPPAVQRRVAAGVLSAGHAKALLALESRSAQERLAERVVAEGLSVRATEEAARLALIDDEDAAATSGRSGRSRRPLNAPGLQELEETLSDALQARVRISMGARRGRVQIDFASVDDLERIVGTITRGLSAVEALEEG from the coding sequence ATGAGCAACCGACCCGGCGGTCTCGGCCGCGGCCTGGCCGCCCTCATCCCCCCGGGCACGGGCCCCGTGCTGGTGGAGGTGCCGATCAGCGCGGTGAGCCCCAACCCGCGCCAGCCGCGCGGGGTGTTCGACACCGACGAGCTCGAGGAGCTCGCCACCTCCATCGCCGACGTCGGGCTGCTGCAACCCATCATCGTGCGACCGCTGGGCGACCAGCGCTACGAGCTCGTCGCCGGGGAGCGACGGCTGCGCGCGAGCAAGCTCGCGGGACTGACCCGGATCCCCGCGATCGTGCGCGAGACCAAGGAGGAGAACCGCCTCAAGGAAGCCCTGATCGAGAACGTCCACCGCGTCGACCTCAACCCCCTCGAGGAGGCCGCCGCCTACCGCCAACTGCTCGACGATTTCGGGATCACCCAGGACGAGCTGAGCCAGCGCATCGGCAAGAGCCGCCCCAGCATCTCCAACAGCCTGCGGCTGCTGTCGCTGCCTCCGGCGGTGCAGCGTCGGGTCGCCGCCGGGGTGCTGTCCGCGGGCCACGCCAAGGCCCTGCTCGCGCTCGAGAGCCGCAGCGCGCAGGAACGGCTCGCGGAGCGGGTCGTGGCCGAGGGTCTGTCGGTCCGCGCTACCGAGGAGGCGGCACGTCTGGCCCTGATCGACGACGAGGACGCGGCCGCGACCTCGGGGCGCTCGGGGCGATCCCGACGCCCCCTCAACGCTCCTGGCCTGCAGGAGCTGGAGGAGACCCTGAGCGATGCGCTGCAGGCGCGGGTGCGCATCTCGATGGGGGCACGACGGGGCCGGGTTCAGATCGACTTCGCTTCGGTCGATGACCTGGAGCGGATCGTGGGCACCATCACCCGTGGCCTGTCCGCGGTGGAGGCCCTCGAGGAGGGCTGA
- a CDS encoding ribonuclease P protein component, with product MPVGYDRLHRPRDIAAVLRGRRQRAGRYAVVHVRSRTDTGAPRLTAVASRRVGSAVGRNRAKRVLREAGRATPWLAGTDVVLVARGACAEAGADAVTDEVRRLAADLGVLHQEAA from the coding sequence GTGCCGGTCGGCTACGACCGTCTCCACCGCCCCCGCGACATCGCCGCCGTCCTCCGTGGCCGGCGCCAGCGCGCGGGGCGGTACGCGGTCGTGCACGTGCGCTCCCGCACCGACACGGGAGCGCCGCGGCTGACCGCCGTGGCGAGCCGGCGCGTCGGGAGCGCCGTGGGTCGCAACCGGGCCAAGCGGGTCCTGCGGGAGGCCGGGAGGGCGACCCCCTGGCTGGCTGGTACCGACGTCGTGCTCGTGGCTCGGGGGGCCTGCGCCGAGGCCGGCGCCGACGCGGTAACCGACGAGGTGCGCCGTCTGGCAGCCGACCTCGGGGTGCTGCACCAGGAGGCGGCGTGA
- the rsmG gene encoding 16S rRNA (guanine(527)-N(7))-methyltransferase RsmG: protein MAALAAAIRRSPHNLLSPRAVTELESRHLPECVAFAAGLPSGPASLVDIGSGAGLPGLVIAIERPDLAVTLVEATGKKATFLRGTAQILGLEHVEVVHGRAEQLGRGALAGRFDLATARAVAPLARLIAWALPLLRPGGTLHAIKGERWQEELADAAAVLARTGAQVIHRPVELPPVPQPRVVTIARA, encoded by the coding sequence CTGGCGGCGCTGGCCGCGGCCATCCGGCGCTCGCCGCACAACCTGCTGTCGCCGCGTGCCGTGACCGAGCTCGAGAGCCGCCACCTGCCCGAGTGCGTCGCCTTCGCTGCGGGCCTGCCGTCCGGCCCCGCGTCACTGGTCGACATCGGCAGCGGGGCGGGGCTGCCCGGCCTGGTCATCGCCATCGAGCGCCCCGACCTCGCGGTCACGTTGGTGGAGGCGACCGGGAAGAAGGCGACGTTCCTGCGCGGTACCGCCCAGATCCTGGGGCTGGAGCACGTGGAGGTCGTCCACGGTCGTGCCGAGCAGCTCGGACGCGGAGCGCTCGCCGGCCGGTTCGACCTCGCGACCGCTCGTGCCGTCGCGCCGCTGGCACGGCTCATCGCGTGGGCGCTGCCGCTGCTGCGGCCGGGCGGCACCCTGCACGCGATCAAGGGCGAGCGGTGGCAGGAGGAACTCGCGGACGCCGCCGCGGTGCTGGCGCGCACCGGGGCGCAGGTGATCCACCGCCCCGTCGAGCTACCGCCGGTACCCCAACCGCGGGTTGTTACCATCGCCCGCGCCTGA